Proteins from a genomic interval of Phlebotomus papatasi isolate M1 chromosome 3, Ppap_2.1, whole genome shotgun sequence:
- the LOC129805232 gene encoding uncharacterized protein LOC129805232: protein MEQPQSDVVPVTCVEQPQCEVVLARALEAAQLRRMLNLLISGLISGLQIGFAELMGIGKLIEIRVALTSINVGVQKTRFLEIIVAPDSAVPVRGYLLSHRVELHTFCDASTRVYGVAVYIVTGSGDESCARLLLAKSRVAPLSQLTIPKLELCGATLAAETIAKFTDAVGPDAIHFWTDSTIVLHWIHSPPQSYKVFVAHRVQRIRKHSSPDQWRHVVSEENPADIISRGVSPSQLMDNSLWFEGPEWIRCPERSWPPPFNPTACPEANCFLIKAKEFVFGDLLRMFSSILKVQRIVAYCLRFTYKGPRPLPKTNLAITADEMERALLFLIKMDQQSSLPEVCAQLERSEALSREWKSLQSLALFLDRDGIIRVGGRLKNADEPFSTRHPVLLPRSLLTYRIVRHEHSKQLHAPPTLLLASVRQKFWPIAGRNLAKRVVHDCLKCYLKKPKPLDQLMGDLPDHRVNLYRPFQATGVDFAGPLNMISSATRGARSRKSGTQKVYIAIFVCMATKAAHLELVSSLSTEAFLAAFRRFAARRSTPRHIYSDCGKNFEGAANELIRLFNQEAAQQEIVNRTQDDGITWHFNPPASPHHGGLWEACVKSTKYHLVRATTSSALSYEEFHTILCQIESVLNSRPLCLLSDDPNERDYLTPGHFLVGAPGNAPPDPDLSHIPENRLSYWQHCQRRVQEFGRKWRLHYLNTLQQRPRWKIARENLKVDEVILLLDETREGSKWVLGQVKTIHPGTDGRVRVVSVRTSRGVYKRPITKIARLPQSTEDSSGLHQEAHVQTGEDVGVLV from the exons ATGGAGCAGCCACAGAGTGACGTTGTGCCGGTGACATGTGTGGAACAGCCACAGTGTGAAGTTGTGCTGGCGAGAGCTTTGGAGGCTGCACAATTGAGAAGGATGCTGAATCTCTTGATTTCGGGCTTGATTTCGGGTCTTCAAATTGGGTTCGCGGAATTGATG GGAATTGGGAAATTAATCGAAATTAGAGTAGCACTTACCAGCATTAACGTTGGTGTGCAGAAGACGAGGTTCCTTGAAATAATTGTAGCGCCGGACAGTGCTGTACCAGTAAGAGGCTACCTCCTGTCCC ATCGTGTTGAGCTTCACACTTTCTGCGATGCCAGTACACGGGTCTATGGAGTTGCAGTGTACATTGTGACTGGCTCCGGAGATGAATCCTGTGCGAGATTGTTGCTTGCCAAGTCCCGAGTAGCTCCATTGAGCCAACTCACTATACCGAAGTTAGAGTTGTGTGGTGCTACCTTAGCAGCTGAAACCATTGCCAAGTTCACTGATGCTGTTGGACCAGATGCAATCCATTTCTGGACTGACTCCACGATTGTCCTGCACTGGATCCACAGCCCTCCACAATCCTACAAGGTATTTGTAGCCCATCGTGTTCAGCGTATCCGGAAACATTCTTCACCTGATCAGTGGCGCCACGTAGTGTCTGAAGAAAATCCTGCAGACATAATTTCTCGTGGTGTCTCTCCTTCACAGCTCATGGACAATAGTTTATGGTTTGAGGGTCCTGAATGGATTAGATGTCCAGAGAGATCATGGCCACCACCCTTCAATCCCACTGCCTGTCCTGAGGCCAATTGTTTTCTGATCAAGGCGAAGGAGTTTGTCTTTGGAGATCTACTTCGAATGTTCTCATCTATTCTCAAAGTCCAACGGATCGTTGCATACTGCCTGAGATTTACCTATAAAGGTCCTCGTCCGCTTCCCAAGACCAATTTAGCCATTACAGCTGACGAGATGGAGAGAGCACTCCTTTTCCTCATTAAGATGGACCAACAAAGCTCTCTTCCGGAGGTTTGTGCTCAGCTGGAAAGGAGTGAGGCGCTCTCACGTGAGTGGAAGTCGCTTCAGAGTCTTGCTCTATTCTTGGATAGAGATGGCATTATCAGAGTTGGTGGAAGACTCAAGAATGCGGATGAGCCCTTCTCGACCAGACACCCAGTATTGCTCCCAAGATCCCTACTCACTTATAGAATCGTGCGTCATGAGCATTCCAAACAGTTGCACGCTCCTCCTACACTCTTATTGGCTTCCGTTCGCCAGAAGTTCTGGCCAATAGCTGGTCGAAATCTTGCCAAGAGAGTTGTGCACGATTGCCTGAAGTGCTACCTGAAGAAGCCCAAACCTTTGGACCAATTAATGGGTGATCTACCCGACCATAGGGTAAATTTGTATCGGCCCTTCCAAGCAACTGGTGTAGACTTCGCCGGCCCGCTCAACATGATCTCTTCCGCGACCCGGGGAGCACGGTCCCGGAAATCTGGAACCCAGAAAGTCTACATTGCCATCTTCGTTTGCATGGCAACGAAGGCAGCACACCTCGAGTTAGTGTCTTCGCTTTCAACGGAAGCATTTCTAGCCGCCTTCAGACGGTTCGCAGCCAGAAGAAGTACTCCTCGACATATCTATTCTGACTGCGGGAAAAATTTCGAGGGTGCTGCAAACGAGCTTATCCGACTCTTCAATCAGGAAGCGGCACAACAGGAGATTGTGAACCGCACTCAGGATGATGGTATCACGTGGCATTTCAATCCTCCTGCCTCTCCCCACCATGGAGGTTTGTGGGAGGCCTGCGTGAAGAGCACCAAGTACCACTTGGTTCGTGCCACGACATCTTCTGCTCTCTCCTATGAAGAGTTCCACACTATTCTATGTCAAATAGAATCCGTCCTAAACAGCCGACCTCTGTGTCTGCTGTCCGATGATCCCAACGAGAGGGACTATCTCACACCTGGCCATTTCTTGGTGGGAGCCCCTGGAAACGCTCCACCGGACCCGGACCTGTCACACATTCCAGAAAATCGTCTCTCATACTGGCAACATTGTCAAAGACGGGTGCAGGAGTTTGGGAGAAAATGGAGACTTCACTACCTCAACACCCTCCAACAAAGACCGCGATGGAAGATCGCTCGAGAGAATTTAAAGGTAGATGAAGTGATCTTACTCCTGGATGAGACGAGAGAGGGTTCGAAGTGGGTGCTCGGACAAGTGAAAACCATCCATCCTGGCACTGACGGCAGGGTGAGAGTGGTCTCAGTGAGGACTTCAAGAGGAGTGTACAAACGTCCAATAACGAAAATCGCCAGACTTCCCCAATCTACAGAAGACTCTTCTGGACTGCACCAGGAGGCGCACGTCCAGACCGGGGAGGATGTTggggttttagtgtaa